One Nicotiana sylvestris chromosome 12, ASM39365v2, whole genome shotgun sequence genomic window carries:
- the LOC104231105 gene encoding probable protein S-acyltransferase 16 — MKRGSKFSFHVIVVIAAIAFIYFSTVFVFIDQWFGLWSSPGMLNAVFFTVVAAMCISNYALAIYTDPGHVPSSFVPDIEDPEHIVHEIKRKGGDLRYCQKCSLHKPPRAHHCRICNRCVLRMDHHCVWMNNCVGHANYKIFFIFVMYAAVACIYSLVLLVGSITLESPKDDEESEGSYRVVYIISGLILVPLSLALSFFLGWHFYLILQNKTTIEYQEGVRAMCVAEKGGYVYSHPYDLGAYENLISVLGPNVLCWPFPSTRHIGSGLRFRTGFDNVPGAAASK; from the exons ATGAAACGTGGCAGCAAATTCTCCTTCCACGTCATCGTCGTGATAGCCGCCATTGCATTCATCTACTTCTCAACGGTGTTCGTCTTCATTGATCAGTGGTTTGGGCTTTGGTCCTCCCCCGGTATGCTTAACGCCGTCTTCTTCACCGTTGTAGCTGCTATGTGCATTTCCAATTATGCCCTTGCTATTTACACGGATCCGGGTCACGTTCCCAGCTCATTTGTACCCGACATTGAAGACCCTGAGCACATCGTTCATGAGATCAAGCGCAAg GGTGGCGATTTGAGATACTGCCAAAAGTGTTCCCTTCATAAGCCTCCACGTGCTCATCATTGTCGTATATGTAATAGATGTGTACTACGAATG GATCATCACTGCGTGTGGATGAATAATTGTGTGGGCCACGCGAACTACAAGATCTTCTTCATCTTTGTTATGTATGCTGCTGTTGCTTGCATATATTCCCTG GTTTTGCTTGTTGGTAGCATAACTTTAGAGTCTCCAAAGGATGACGAGGAAAGTGAAGGCTCTTACAGAGTTGTATAT ATCATTTCGGGGCTTATACTAGTCCCTCTAAGTTTGGCACTGAGCTTTTTTCTGGGTTGGCATTTTTACCTGATTTTGCAAAATAAGACAACAATTGAG TACCAAGAAGGCGTGAGAGCTATGTGTGTTGCTGAAAAGGGAGGTTATGTCTATTCACATCCGTATGATCTTGGTGCATATGAGAATTTGATATCA GTTCTAGGTCCAAATGTCCTTTGCTGGCCATTCCCCTCCACAAGACATATTGGTTCTGGCCTTCGTTTCCGGACAGGATTTGATAACGTACCTGGGGCGGCAGCATCAAAATGA